In one window of Bifidobacterium sp. WK041_4_12 DNA:
- a CDS encoding creatininase — protein MSYRIAEMTWPQFAARKNKPVIVPIGSTEQHSQHLPLSTDAIIADRISLDLAKALDGMVMPTLSYGYKSKPLSGGGPLFPGTIDMNGTTVINQMHDILHELIDDGFTKIVVMNAHFENEAFIVEAIDLVTRETGGKATIVESNWWDPLPEEVNRQVFDGIEFPGWALEHAAVTETSLLLHYAPELVHMDRVVFTGNAEAKPYVRYPVRQGDVPDYGGLADPRGATAERGKLIADACVAEMTRICEREFGE, from the coding sequence ATGAGCTATCGCATCGCGGAAATGACCTGGCCGCAATTCGCGGCACGCAAGAACAAGCCGGTAATCGTCCCCATCGGCTCAACAGAGCAGCACAGCCAGCACCTACCTCTCAGCACGGACGCCATCATCGCCGACCGTATCTCCCTCGACCTTGCCAAGGCGCTTGACGGCATGGTCATGCCGACGCTCTCCTACGGATACAAGTCAAAGCCCCTGTCCGGCGGCGGCCCGCTGTTCCCAGGCACCATCGATATGAACGGCACGACGGTCATCAATCAGATGCACGATATCCTGCATGAACTCATCGATGACGGTTTCACCAAAATCGTCGTTATGAACGCCCACTTCGAGAACGAGGCGTTCATCGTGGAAGCCATCGATCTGGTAACCCGCGAGACCGGTGGGAAAGCGACCATCGTCGAATCGAATTGGTGGGACCCGCTGCCGGAAGAGGTGAACCGCCAAGTGTTCGATGGCATCGAATTCCCTGGTTGGGCCCTTGAGCACGCCGCCGTGACGGAAACCTCGCTTCTATTGCATTACGCTCCGGAGCTGGTGCATATGGACCGTGTCGTGTTCACCGGCAACGCCGAAGCGAAACCGTATGTGCGCTATCCAGTTCGTCAAGGCGACGTTCCCGATTATGGTGGGCTGGCCGATCCACGCGGAGCAACAGCCGAACGCGGCAAGCTCATTGCGGATGCCTGCGTCGCCGAGATGACGCGCATCTGCGAGCGCGAATTTGGGGAGTGA